The Hymenobacter sp. GOD-10R genome includes a window with the following:
- the panD gene encoding aspartate 1-decarboxylase translates to MYIEVLKSKIHRVKVTQAELHYVGSITIDEDLLDAANMVENEKVTIVNVNNGERFETYTIRGERGSGMICLNGPAARKVAVGDIVIIFSYGFVDFAEARAHKPTLVFPDQHNRLT, encoded by the coding sequence ATGTATATTGAAGTTCTCAAGTCCAAGATTCACCGGGTTAAAGTCACGCAGGCCGAGCTACATTATGTAGGCAGCATCACCATCGACGAAGACTTGCTCGACGCGGCCAACATGGTCGAAAACGAGAAGGTGACTATCGTGAACGTGAACAATGGGGAACGTTTTGAAACGTACACTATCCGAGGCGAACGGGGCTCGGGTATGATTTGCCTCAACGGCCCGGCTGCCCGCAAAGTAGCCGTAGGTGACATCGTTATCATCTTCTCCTACGGCTTTGTCGACTTTGCCGAAGCACGTGCTCACAAGCCTACACTCGTCTTTCCTGATCAGCACAACCGCCTGACCTAG
- the panC gene encoding pantoate--beta-alanine ligase, with product MQILQSAPALQAQTEAWRQEGLRIGLVPTMGALHEGHLQLVRAAAAENDVVVTSIFVNPTQFNNAEDFRLYPRLPEADAELLGPAGCTALFMPSVEQMYPAPARLRFDFGPLEHVMEGAFRPGHFNGVATVVSKLFHLARPHRAYFGQKDLQQVTIVRQMVSDLSFDLEVVAFPTVREADGLAMSSRNRRLTPADRARAPRLHQALQLAAEQLRAGHSVAAARQAAIDYLAQEPAIKLEYLEVADAQTLQPALEQPADKQPLAICLAASLGDVRLIDNVVL from the coding sequence ATGCAGATACTACAATCTGCCCCGGCTTTGCAAGCCCAAACGGAAGCTTGGCGCCAAGAAGGATTACGCATTGGATTGGTGCCCACCATGGGCGCCTTGCATGAAGGACACCTACAATTGGTGCGGGCTGCCGCCGCCGAGAATGATGTAGTGGTGACGAGTATCTTTGTCAATCCTACCCAATTCAATAACGCTGAGGATTTTAGGCTGTACCCTCGCTTGCCCGAAGCGGATGCTGAACTATTGGGGCCTGCTGGCTGCACGGCTTTGTTTATGCCCAGCGTCGAGCAGATGTATCCGGCGCCTGCTCGGCTGCGGTTTGACTTTGGTCCGCTAGAGCATGTGATGGAAGGTGCCTTTCGGCCGGGGCACTTCAACGGAGTTGCTACCGTTGTGAGCAAACTTTTCCACCTAGCCCGGCCGCACCGGGCGTACTTCGGGCAAAAAGATCTACAGCAAGTCACCATTGTTCGTCAGATGGTGTCTGATCTATCGTTCGATCTGGAGGTTGTGGCCTTTCCAACAGTGCGCGAGGCTGACGGCCTTGCTATGTCGTCGCGCAACCGTCGGCTGACGCCCGCCGACCGGGCCCGCGCTCCTCGTCTTCATCAAGCGCTGCAGCTAGCCGCCGAGCAGCTACGGGCGGGGCATTCTGTGGCCGCTGCCCGGCAGGCTGCCATTGATTACCTAGCCCAGGAGCCCGCTATCAAGCTAGAGTACTTGGAAGTGGCCGATGCCCAAACGCTACAACCTGCACTTGAGCAGCCCGCGGACAAGCAGCCTCTGGCTATTTGTTTGGCTGCTAGCCTAGGCGACGTGCGCCTGATTGATAACGTGGTACTATAG
- a CDS encoding glycogen/starch synthase — MSKLRILYAATEINPFLQTTKVAEFLRMLPQGMQEMGMEIRIFVPRFGIINERKNRLHEVVRLSGINIAVGEEEKPLIIKVASIPNAKLQVYFIDNEDYFHRKSVLVDKNDKFHADNDERAIFFCKGVLETVKKLGWSPDIVHCNDWMTGLIPMYLKTTYKKDPIFKDAKSVFTVYNNEFDHKFEGDIIEKAKMLDIDDAMLAALKSADFGGFIKVGMEYADSVQKSDEDFSDNLNALFSEYSQKCRFAQVGTDENPLTSYYALYNELAS, encoded by the coding sequence ATGTCCAAGCTGAGAATACTCTATGCTGCCACGGAAATCAATCCTTTTTTGCAGACCACCAAGGTAGCGGAGTTTCTGCGGATGTTGCCGCAGGGTATGCAGGAAATGGGGATGGAAATCCGCATTTTCGTACCCCGTTTCGGTATCATCAACGAGCGCAAGAATCGCCTGCATGAAGTAGTACGGTTGTCAGGCATCAATATCGCCGTGGGAGAGGAAGAAAAGCCGCTCATCATTAAAGTAGCTTCTATTCCGAATGCGAAATTACAGGTGTATTTTATCGATAACGAAGATTATTTTCACCGCAAGTCGGTGTTGGTAGACAAGAACGATAAGTTCCACGCCGATAATGACGAACGCGCCATCTTCTTCTGCAAAGGTGTATTAGAGACGGTAAAAAAGCTAGGCTGGTCGCCCGACATTGTACACTGCAACGACTGGATGACTGGTCTGATCCCAATGTACTTGAAGACCACCTATAAAAAAGACCCCATCTTCAAAGATGCGAAGTCTGTTTTCACGGTCTACAACAACGAGTTCGATCATAAGTTTGAGGGTGACATCATCGAGAAGGCCAAGATGCTGGACATCGATGACGCAATGCTCGCCGCTCTGAAGTCAGCCGATTTTGGTGGCTTCATCAAAGTAGGAATGGAGTACGCCGACTCCGTACAGAAATCGGACGAGGACTTCAGTGATAACTTAAACGCGCTGTTTTCTGAGTATTCGCAGAAATGTCGCTTTGCGCAGGTAGGTACCGACGAAAACCCGCTTACCTCCTACTATGCACTGTATAATGAGCTAGCCAGCTAA
- the glmS gene encoding glutamine--fructose-6-phosphate transaminase (isomerizing): protein MCGIVAYIGYREACPIIIKGLRRLEYRGYDSAGIALLNGALNVYKKKGKVKELETFIAEKDTHATVGMGHTRWATHGEPNDTNAHPHYSTSERIAIIHNGIIENYAALKTHLQQQGHEFHSETDTEVFVNLIEEIQKQNHCTLEEAVRLALHEVVGAYAIVVLSRDEPNQLIAARKGSPLVIGIGQDEFFLASDATPIIEYTSDVVYVNDHEIAVIRDGKLDIRTKEDIQQTPYIQKLELELDSIEKGGYEHFMLKEIFEQPKSILDSMRGRLELEAGHLNMGGIRSYEQKFVNAQRIIIVACGTSWHAGLVAEYLLEDLARIPVEVEYASEFRYRNPIITERDIVIAISQSGETADTLAAIELAKSKGATIFGICNVVGSSIARATDAGAYTHAGPEIGVASTKAFTAQVTVLTILAMIVGHKRGTLSETKLRELMVELSNIPAKVEQALALNTEIEQISEIFKDATNFLYLGRGYNFPVALEGALKLKEISYIHAEGYPAAEMKHGPIALIDENMPVVVIATKDSSYEKVVSNIQEVKARKGRIIAITTEGDTVIPPMAEFVIEVPATSEVLMPLVSVIPLQLLSYHIAVLRGCNVDQPRNLAKSVTVE from the coding sequence ATGTGCGGAATTGTAGCTTACATCGGGTATCGCGAGGCTTGTCCTATTATTATAAAAGGCTTACGCCGCCTCGAGTATCGCGGCTACGACTCAGCAGGCATTGCTTTGCTCAATGGTGCGCTGAATGTGTATAAAAAGAAAGGCAAGGTAAAGGAGCTGGAAACCTTTATTGCTGAGAAAGATACCCACGCTACGGTAGGCATGGGCCATACCCGCTGGGCTACGCACGGAGAGCCCAACGACACCAATGCTCACCCGCACTACTCCACTTCCGAGCGCATCGCCATTATTCATAATGGCATCATCGAGAACTACGCGGCGTTGAAGACGCACTTGCAGCAACAAGGCCACGAGTTTCACTCGGAAACAGACACAGAAGTGTTTGTCAACCTAATTGAAGAGATTCAGAAGCAAAACCATTGCACCCTTGAAGAAGCAGTGCGCTTGGCTTTGCACGAGGTCGTAGGCGCCTACGCCATCGTAGTGCTTAGCCGCGACGAGCCGAATCAGCTGATTGCGGCACGTAAAGGCTCGCCTCTAGTAATTGGCATCGGGCAGGATGAGTTCTTCCTAGCCTCCGACGCTACGCCGATTATCGAGTATACCAGCGACGTAGTTTACGTTAATGACCACGAAATTGCTGTTATCCGCGACGGTAAGCTTGACATCCGTACCAAGGAGGACATCCAACAGACACCTTATATTCAGAAGCTGGAGCTTGAGTTGGACAGCATCGAGAAAGGTGGCTACGAGCACTTCATGCTGAAGGAAATCTTCGAGCAGCCGAAATCAATTTTGGATTCGATGCGAGGCCGCTTAGAATTGGAAGCTGGTCACTTGAATATGGGTGGCATTCGGTCCTACGAGCAGAAGTTTGTTAATGCGCAGCGTATCATCATTGTGGCGTGCGGTACCTCATGGCACGCAGGTCTGGTAGCAGAATACTTACTGGAAGACCTAGCCCGTATCCCCGTTGAGGTAGAATATGCCTCGGAGTTCCGCTACCGGAACCCGATCATTACGGAGCGCGACATTGTGATTGCTATTTCGCAATCGGGTGAAACGGCCGATACACTAGCTGCTATTGAGCTAGCTAAGAGTAAAGGCGCTACTATTTTTGGTATCTGCAACGTGGTGGGTTCTAGCATTGCGCGTGCTACTGATGCGGGTGCTTACACGCACGCCGGCCCAGAAATCGGGGTGGCTTCGACCAAAGCTTTCACGGCACAAGTAACGGTTCTCACCATTCTTGCAATGATCGTGGGCCACAAGCGCGGTACGCTTTCCGAGACGAAGCTGCGCGAGCTCATGGTGGAGCTCAGCAATATTCCGGCGAAAGTAGAGCAGGCGCTAGCCCTCAACACGGAGATTGAGCAGATCTCTGAGATATTCAAGGATGCTACGAACTTCCTTTACCTAGGTCGGGGCTACAACTTTCCGGTAGCGCTAGAGGGAGCGTTGAAATTAAAGGAAATCAGCTACATCCACGCGGAAGGCTACCCAGCGGCCGAGATGAAGCACGGCCCTATCGCGCTAATTGACGAGAACATGCCGGTGGTCGTTATTGCCACGAAGGATAGCTCCTACGAAAAGGTTGTTTCCAATATTCAGGAGGTGAAAGCGCGCAAGGGCCGCATCATTGCCATCACGACCGAAGGCGACACGGTGATTCCACCAATGGCGGAGTTTGTGATTGAAGTGCCCGCCACGAGCGAAGTACTCATGCCGCTCGTGTCTGTGATTCCGCTGCAGCTGCTCTCCTACCATATTGCCGTGCTGCGCGGCTGCAACGTCGACCAGCCGCGTAACCTGGCGAAGTCGGTAACGGTGGAATAA
- a CDS encoding RidA family protein translates to MANTIVYSDQAPAPIGPYSQAIQAGNTIYVSGQIALDATTGQLVGDGDVAAETHQVMRNLQAVLGAAGYTLTDVVKSSIFVKDLGNFGLINEIYGSYFSTDYAPARETVEVSRLPKDVQVEISCIAVK, encoded by the coding sequence ATGGCTAACACCATTGTTTACTCCGACCAAGCCCCGGCTCCCATTGGCCCTTACAGCCAAGCTATTCAGGCTGGCAATACAATTTATGTTTCGGGTCAAATTGCGCTCGACGCTACCACTGGTCAGCTAGTTGGCGACGGTGACGTAGCAGCCGAAACCCACCAAGTGATGCGCAACTTACAAGCAGTGCTAGGGGCCGCCGGTTACACCCTCACCGACGTAGTGAAGTCCAGCATCTTCGTGAAAGACCTCGGCAACTTTGGTTTGATCAACGAAATCTACGGCAGCTACTTCTCTACTGACTATGCGCCGGCCCGCGAAACCGTGGAGGTGTCTCGTCTACCGAAAGACGTGCAAGTGGAAATTTCCTGCATCGCCGTGAAGTAG
- the gltX gene encoding glutamate--tRNA ligase, which translates to MEREVRVRFAPSPTGPLHIGGVRTALYNYLLARKLGGKMLLRIEDTDQNRFVPGAEEYIRQSLEWCGIELDESPWVGGPHAPYRQSERKPMYMQYAQQLLDSGHAYYAFDTPEELDALRARLTAAKVPNPQYNSITRSQMRNSLTLPEDEVKQLLDSGTPYVIRLKVPRKEEVRFNDLIRGWVVVHSSAIDDKVLMKSDGMPTYHLANIVDDHLMEITHVIRGEEWLPSAPLHVLLYRYFGWESTMPQFAHLPLLLKPDGTGKLSKRDGDRLGFPVFPLEWHGVDAETGQPTVSSGYREGGYLPEAFINFLAFLGWNPGTQQELFTMQELIDAFTIERVSKSPARFDQNKVRWYNEQYLRAKPDTELAQYLLTELNEQGIGVDMPVDKLEQIAGLVKERATFSADLAREAQLFFERPSSYDEQVISKKWNAQVAGGLTEFAKALPTAADTTPEGIKALLSQVLEQQGIKIGQVLQALRVAVTGAGAGPDLMHIMSILGPQETAERIELAVSQLPI; encoded by the coding sequence ATGGAGAGAGAAGTACGGGTGCGTTTTGCACCTAGCCCTACTGGTCCGCTGCACATTGGCGGCGTGCGCACTGCGCTGTATAACTATTTGCTAGCCCGCAAGCTAGGCGGCAAGATGCTGCTTCGCATTGAGGATACCGACCAGAACCGTTTCGTGCCCGGCGCGGAAGAATACATCCGCCAAAGCTTGGAGTGGTGTGGTATTGAGTTGGATGAAAGCCCTTGGGTGGGCGGTCCGCACGCGCCGTACCGGCAGAGCGAACGAAAGCCCATGTACATGCAGTACGCGCAGCAGCTTCTCGACAGCGGCCACGCGTATTATGCCTTCGATACGCCCGAGGAGCTCGACGCTTTGCGCGCCCGCCTGACGGCTGCCAAGGTGCCAAACCCACAGTATAACTCTATCACGCGCAGCCAGATGCGCAACTCGCTCACCTTGCCCGAAGATGAAGTGAAGCAGTTGCTCGACAGCGGCACGCCTTACGTGATTCGCCTGAAGGTGCCACGCAAGGAAGAAGTACGCTTCAACGACCTGATTCGCGGCTGGGTCGTAGTACACTCGTCGGCTATTGATGATAAGGTACTGATGAAGTCGGATGGCATGCCGACCTACCACCTCGCCAACATCGTGGACGACCACTTGATGGAAATCACGCACGTCATTCGGGGCGAAGAGTGGTTACCCTCGGCGCCGCTGCACGTGCTGCTGTACCGTTATTTTGGCTGGGAAAGCACCATGCCGCAGTTTGCCCACTTGCCCCTGCTGCTCAAGCCCGATGGCACCGGCAAGCTTAGCAAGCGCGACGGCGACCGACTCGGTTTCCCGGTGTTCCCGCTCGAATGGCACGGCGTAGATGCCGAAACCGGCCAGCCGACCGTGAGCAGCGGCTACCGCGAAGGCGGTTACCTGCCCGAAGCGTTCATCAACTTCCTAGCCTTCCTAGGCTGGAACCCCGGCACGCAACAGGAACTGTTCACGATGCAAGAGCTGATCGACGCTTTCACGATTGAACGCGTGAGCAAGTCGCCAGCCCGCTTCGACCAGAATAAAGTGCGGTGGTACAACGAGCAGTATCTACGTGCCAAGCCCGACACGGAGCTAGCTCAGTACTTGCTCACGGAGCTCAACGAGCAAGGCATTGGCGTGGACATGCCCGTCGACAAACTAGAGCAAATTGCTGGTTTGGTGAAGGAGCGCGCAACTTTCTCTGCCGACCTAGCCCGCGAAGCACAGCTCTTTTTTGAGCGCCCTAGCAGCTACGACGAGCAAGTGATCAGCAAGAAATGGAACGCGCAGGTTGCCGGAGGACTCACGGAGTTTGCGAAGGCACTGCCCACAGCCGCGGATACAACACCCGAAGGCATCAAAGCGCTACTCTCACAAGTATTAGAGCAGCAAGGCATTAAGATCGGGCAGGTGCTGCAAGCTCTGCGCGTAGCCGTGACAGGTGCCGGCGCTGGCCCTGACCTCATGCACATCATGAGTATCCTAGGTCCGCAGGAAACCGCTGAGCGCATTGAGCTTGCGGTGAGCCAATTGCCCATCTAG
- a CDS encoding sugar phosphate isomerase/epimerase, translated as MTQRREFLKQAGLLSAISLMNPGLLLAAPSSLKVGLQLYTLRDYIGKDPKGVLAKVAKAGYQEVETYGYSKDKGFWGLSAKELKSALTANGLTTSAGHYGLDDFISGASQDSLKADIEAAKACGQTYVVVPSMDSKSLTKVDDLKRVAGKLNEAGRMCKAAGLKLAYHNHNFEFKPVDGTMLYDVLLKETDLALVDFEMDIYWVVRAGQDPLKLIAQHPKRFTMWHVKDMEKADPEHNTEIGAGTIDFKKIFQQASTSGVKHIFMEQEYFAMDAYKSITQSAAYIKKSLLS; from the coding sequence ATGACACAGCGAAGAGAATTTCTAAAGCAAGCCGGCTTGCTCTCAGCCATTTCTTTGATGAATCCTGGGCTGCTGCTCGCCGCGCCTTCTTCGCTCAAAGTGGGCCTGCAACTCTACACACTGCGTGACTATATTGGCAAAGATCCCAAAGGAGTGTTAGCTAAAGTGGCCAAAGCCGGCTACCAAGAAGTGGAAACGTACGGCTACAGCAAAGACAAAGGCTTCTGGGGCTTGAGCGCGAAAGAATTGAAATCGGCACTGACGGCCAATGGGTTAACAACATCCGCCGGGCATTATGGCCTAGATGACTTCATCAGCGGAGCTAGCCAAGATAGTCTGAAAGCCGATATCGAAGCTGCCAAAGCTTGCGGTCAAACCTACGTTGTCGTGCCTTCCATGGACAGCAAGTCGCTGACTAAAGTCGATGACCTCAAGCGCGTGGCCGGTAAGCTCAACGAGGCTGGCCGGATGTGCAAGGCTGCCGGACTGAAGCTAGCCTATCACAACCACAACTTTGAGTTTAAGCCCGTCGACGGCACTATGCTCTACGATGTGTTGCTGAAGGAAACGGACCTGGCGCTTGTCGATTTCGAAATGGATATCTACTGGGTGGTACGCGCTGGCCAAGATCCTCTCAAGCTGATCGCGCAGCACCCCAAGCGCTTCACCATGTGGCACGTGAAAGACATGGAAAAAGCTGATCCTGAGCACAACACCGAAATCGGAGCTGGCACTATCGATTTCAAGAAGATCTTTCAGCAAGCGTCTACGTCCGGGGTCAAGCACATCTTCATGGAGCAGGAATACTTTGCGATGGACGCCTACAAGAGCATTACGCAAAGTGCTGCCTACATCAAGAAGAGCTTGCTGTCGTAA
- a CDS encoding gluconate 2-dehydrogenase subunit 3 family protein has translation MNRRTALRNLAFVAGTAVVLPACFHETTKEAPASISLRHLPVSASQEKLLAEVCETILPKTDTPGAKDLGLHLYVLRMLDDCGKLKDQQAFLNGMKQLDNAAHQQHNLGFAACTPQQKLAMLRMLDQQKGSPTDLAHFYRTTKRLAAAGYTKSKYFMTQEIVYELVPSRYNGYFPTKKLDLARKHHGQS, from the coding sequence ATGAACCGGCGTACAGCTCTGAGAAACCTAGCTTTTGTGGCAGGAACAGCCGTAGTGCTGCCCGCCTGTTTTCACGAGACGACCAAGGAAGCTCCCGCTTCCATTTCGCTCCGGCACTTGCCGGTGAGCGCCAGTCAAGAAAAGCTCTTGGCAGAAGTATGCGAAACCATCCTGCCGAAAACAGACACGCCCGGTGCCAAGGACCTAGGCCTGCACCTGTACGTGCTGCGCATGCTCGACGATTGCGGTAAACTAAAAGACCAGCAAGCTTTTCTGAATGGCATGAAGCAGCTGGACAACGCCGCCCACCAGCAGCACAACCTAGGTTTCGCGGCGTGCACTCCGCAGCAGAAGCTGGCCATGCTACGGATGCTAGATCAGCAGAAAGGCTCCCCCACCGACCTAGCGCACTTCTATCGCACCACGAAGCGCCTAGCGGCGGCAGGCTATACCAAGAGCAAGTATTTTATGACACAAGAAATTGTGTATGAGCTTGTGCCGAGCCGCTACAATGGCTACTTCCCCACCAAGAAACTTGATCTAGCGCGCAAGCATCATGGCCAATCTTAA
- a CDS encoding GMC family oxidoreductase — MANLNIDSIKTRTFDAIVIGSGMSGGWAAKEFTDKGLKTLVVERGRDVKHIKDYPTTNLYPWEFAHNGEVPQDIQKANPIINRCYAFKEDAMHFFVKDAEHPYVQEKPFDWIRGYQVGGKSLMWARQTQRWSNFDFEGPARDGFAVDWPIRYQDLAPWYSYVEKFAGISGHADGIPQLPDGEFLPAFPLNCVEDYFSKQIKGKYANRHVISARCAHLSEQKAIHAQQGRGQCQNRTLCQRGCPFGGYFSSNSSTIPWAMRSGHLTLRSDSVVHSILYDEQQGRATGIRVIDAHTKAVTEYYAPILFVNAGALNTNLLLLNSTSRRFPQGLGNDNGLLGKFVAFHNYSARISAEYEGFQDLTTDGRNPAGGGYIPRFRNVFKQETNFLRGYAAGFGASRYFGSDSDGLGVDFKKSLENPTLGPWQVGSHMMGETIPKETNYVRLDPKHKDEWGMPLLSVSVDYDDNDAKMKQDFYEQFTEMYTKAGFTNIKTINSKQAPGLDIHEMGGVRMGHDPKTSLLNKWNQLHACPNVYVTDGACMTSTSTQNPSLTYMALTARAVDHAVQAAKRRDA, encoded by the coding sequence ATGGCCAATCTTAACATTGACAGCATTAAGACGCGCACGTTCGATGCCATTGTGATTGGCTCGGGCATGAGCGGTGGCTGGGCTGCGAAAGAGTTCACCGACAAGGGATTGAAGACCTTGGTAGTGGAGCGCGGCCGGGACGTAAAGCACATCAAGGACTACCCAACGACCAATCTTTACCCGTGGGAGTTTGCGCACAACGGCGAAGTACCACAGGATATTCAGAAAGCCAACCCCATTATTAACCGCTGCTACGCCTTCAAGGAGGATGCAATGCACTTCTTCGTGAAGGATGCCGAGCACCCCTACGTGCAGGAAAAGCCGTTCGATTGGATTCGGGGCTACCAGGTGGGCGGAAAGTCGCTGATGTGGGCCCGCCAGACGCAGCGCTGGAGCAACTTCGACTTCGAAGGGCCTGCCCGCGACGGGTTTGCTGTCGATTGGCCGATCCGCTACCAGGACCTAGCGCCGTGGTACAGCTACGTGGAGAAGTTTGCCGGCATTAGCGGCCACGCCGATGGCATACCCCAGCTGCCTGACGGCGAATTTCTGCCGGCTTTTCCTCTGAACTGCGTGGAAGATTACTTCAGCAAGCAGATCAAGGGCAAGTACGCTAACCGCCACGTTATCAGTGCCCGTTGTGCCCACCTCTCGGAGCAGAAGGCTATTCACGCGCAGCAAGGTCGGGGGCAATGCCAGAACCGGACGCTGTGCCAGCGGGGCTGCCCATTCGGGGGATACTTCAGCAGCAACTCCTCCACAATTCCGTGGGCAATGCGCTCGGGGCACCTGACGCTGCGGTCTGACTCGGTAGTGCACTCTATTTTGTACGACGAGCAGCAGGGCCGCGCCACGGGCATCCGTGTGATAGATGCCCACACCAAAGCCGTGACGGAATATTACGCGCCTATTCTGTTCGTGAATGCGGGCGCGTTGAATACCAACCTATTACTTCTCAACTCCACATCACGCCGTTTCCCGCAGGGGCTAGGTAACGACAACGGTTTGCTGGGCAAGTTTGTAGCGTTCCATAACTACAGCGCCCGCATCAGCGCCGAATACGAAGGGTTCCAGGATTTGACCACGGACGGGCGCAATCCGGCGGGTGGCGGCTACATCCCTCGGTTCCGCAACGTGTTTAAGCAAGAGACTAACTTCCTGCGGGGCTATGCCGCTGGTTTTGGCGCTTCTCGCTATTTCGGCTCGGATAGTGATGGGCTAGGTGTCGACTTCAAGAAGAGCCTAGAGAACCCAACACTTGGCCCTTGGCAAGTAGGCTCGCACATGATGGGCGAAACCATCCCCAAGGAAACCAACTACGTGCGCCTTGACCCCAAGCACAAAGACGAATGGGGCATGCCACTGCTGTCGGTTTCGGTTGACTACGACGACAACGACGCTAAGATGAAGCAGGACTTCTATGAGCAGTTTACGGAGATGTACACGAAAGCCGGCTTCACCAACATCAAGACGATCAACTCTAAACAAGCGCCGGGTCTCGATATTCACGAAATGGGCGGTGTACGGATGGGGCATGACCCTAAAACATCGTTGCTCAACAAGTGGAACCAGCTGCACGCCTGTCCCAATGTGTACGTGACCGACGGGGCCTGCATGACGTCAACGTCCACTCAGAACCCTTCTTTGACCTACATGGCCCTCACAGCCCGGGCAGTAGATCACGCGGTGCAGGCCGCGAAACGGCGCGACGCCTAA
- a CDS encoding alpha-L-fucosidase, producing the protein MLFHRCPPIVFLLLSLAWPTLLFAQPTIAANSATSLGQLQQQFVDLRFGMFIHFNIPTYMDQDWPDPEASPALFNPKRLNATQCAKAAKSANMSYGCLTTKHHSGFCIWDTKSTDYSVMNSPYKKDVVRQFTDAFRANGLKVMLYYSILDTHHKLRPNQITPAHIAMIKTQLTELLTNYGKIEALIIDGWDAPWSRISYDDVPFEDIYTLVKSLQPECLVMDLNGAKYPAEGLYYTDIKTYEMGADQRMAPGSKRMPSLACLPINSAWFWKTDFPTVPVRDPAKLVNETLVPLNENSCNFILNVAPNRDGLIDDNALAGLKEIGKLWKNAGPTTKLSPLEPPIIASNLAKNQAANSSWSDDMNIMDFANDDDYHSTWQSNKTVKQPWYEIDFKNERSFNTIVVAEQKANISDYALEYWDGVAWKSLFSGTNGTSIKLHRFNRVWGSKVRMRIDRYDHQPSIAEFQVFDERR; encoded by the coding sequence ATGCTCTTTCACCGCTGTCCGCCAATCGTTTTCTTGTTGCTGAGTCTAGCTTGGCCTACTTTATTATTTGCGCAGCCAACCATAGCGGCGAACAGCGCAACCAGCCTGGGGCAGCTACAACAGCAGTTCGTTGACCTGCGCTTCGGCATGTTCATTCACTTCAACATTCCGACGTACATGGATCAGGACTGGCCCGATCCAGAAGCTTCGCCGGCCTTGTTCAACCCCAAGAGGCTTAACGCCACGCAGTGTGCAAAGGCGGCGAAGTCGGCCAACATGAGCTACGGCTGCCTGACCACAAAGCACCACAGCGGGTTCTGCATCTGGGATACCAAGAGCACCGACTACAGCGTGATGAACAGCCCGTATAAGAAGGACGTGGTCAGGCAGTTCACCGATGCTTTTCGGGCTAACGGCCTGAAGGTGATGCTCTACTACTCCATCTTGGACACTCATCATAAGCTGCGGCCCAACCAGATTACGCCCGCCCATATTGCCATGATCAAGACGCAGCTAACGGAGCTGCTGACCAACTACGGCAAGATTGAGGCTCTAATCATTGACGGCTGGGACGCTCCCTGGTCGCGCATCTCCTATGACGATGTGCCTTTTGAGGATATATACACCTTGGTGAAGTCCTTGCAGCCCGAATGCCTGGTAATGGATCTGAATGGGGCCAAGTACCCGGCTGAGGGCTTGTACTACACCGACATCAAAACCTACGAAATGGGTGCCGATCAGCGCATGGCGCCCGGTAGCAAGCGCATGCCTTCGCTGGCGTGTTTGCCTATCAACAGTGCTTGGTTCTGGAAAACGGACTTCCCCACGGTACCCGTGCGCGATCCGGCCAAGCTGGTCAACGAAACGCTTGTGCCGCTTAATGAAAACAGCTGCAACTTCATCCTGAACGTGGCGCCCAACCGGGATGGGCTTATCGACGATAATGCCCTCGCGGGGCTGAAGGAGATTGGGAAGCTGTGGAAAAATGCGGGCCCGACGACCAAATTATCGCCCCTGGAACCGCCCATTATTGCCAGCAACCTAGCTAAGAATCAAGCAGCTAACTCTAGCTGGAGCGACGACATGAACATCATGGATTTCGCCAACGATGACGACTATCACTCCACTTGGCAGTCTAACAAAACGGTGAAACAGCCTTGGTACGAAATCGACTTCAAGAACGAGCGCAGCTTCAACACCATCGTCGTAGCTGAGCAGAAAGCCAACATCAGCGACTACGCACTCGAATATTGGGACGGCGTGGCGTGGAAATCTCTGTTTAGCGGCACCAACGGCACCAGTATTAAGCTCCACCGCTTCAACCGAGTGTGGGGCAGCAAGGTGCGCATGCGCATCGACCGCTACGACCACCAGCCCTCCATTGCTGAGTTTCAGGTGTTCGATGAGCGACGCTAG